A window of the Macadamia integrifolia cultivar HAES 741 unplaced genomic scaffold, SCU_Mint_v3 scaffold170, whole genome shotgun sequence genome harbors these coding sequences:
- the LOC122064626 gene encoding uncharacterized protein LOC122064626, whose protein sequence is MIDQFINFVIRPPRAEYNPDQYLWEVDFTLAGRRYKRLDLELRNGKGHALKCSHYVPSPFPEDTPLPCVIYCHGNSGCRADANEAAVVLLPSNITLFTLDFSGSGLSDGDYVSLGWHEKDDLKIVVSYLRSNKQTSCIGLWGRSMGAVTRY, encoded by the exons ATGATTGATCAGTTCATCAATTTCGTGATTCGGCCTCCAAG GGCTGAGTATAATCCAGACCAGTATTTGTGGGAAGTAGATTTCACTCTTGCAGGCAGAAGATACAAGAGGCTGGACTTGGAG CTCAGGAATGGAAAGGGCCATGCCTTGAAGTGCAGTCATTATGTGCCATCTCCTTTCCCCGAAGACACTCCTCTTCCATGTGTTATTTACTGTCATGGCAACAG TGGATGTCGAGCAGATGCAAATGAGGCTGCTGTAGTCCTTCTTCCCTCAAATATTACGCTCTTCACTCTTGATTTTTCGGGTTCAGGCTTATCTGATGGCGATTATGTCAGTCTTGGTTGGCATGAG AAAGACGACCTTAAAATTGTGGTGTCTTACCTTAGAAGCAACAAACAAACTTCATGCATAGGCCTTTGGGGACGTTCAATGGGTGCAGTCACAAGGTATTAA